aacctgcacaacgaaagttaatctaacgagcattttcggaaaaaataagtttcgacaaggaaaaaataaaaattgccccaaaacatactaatatgtatatgtcatcaagatttcatcaaatacggccaagttttttagaaaattaggttttgtttcaagttggttaaattttgttacaaatagggttgattgttacaaatagggttgacacgtcaaccctatttgtaacaatcaacccaatttgtaacaaaagttaaccccatataggtttagtatgatttcggtcagaaaacaagattttaaacatttttgaccgaaattggtgaaaattgccccagaACAAACCTactctgcacaactcgattatatcttacgagtaggcctcttatactaggcaacctgcacaacgtaAGTTAATCTAAcggcattttcggaaaaaatgagtttcgacaaggaaaaaataaaattgccccaaaacatactaatatgtacatttcatcaagatttcatcaaatacggccaagttttgtagaaaattaggttttgtttcaagttggttaaattttgttacaaatagggttgattgttacaatagggttgacacgtcaaccctatttgtaacaatcaacccaatttgtaacaaaagttaaccccatataggtttagtatgatttcggtcagaaaacaagatttttaacatttttgaccgaaaatggtgaaattgccccgaaacaaacctttggcatgtatctgcacgacttgattatatcttacgagtagggctcttatccctaggaacctgcacaacgaaatttaatctcacgagcattttcgtacaaatgagtttcaacaaggaaaacaaagaaaattgcccccgaacatacttatatgtatatttcatcaagatttcatcaaatacggccaagtttctttgaaatttaggttttgttacaaatagggttgattgttacaaatagggttgacatatgtcacccctatttgtaacaatcaacccaatttgtaacaaaagcagtttcggaaaaatgagttttgacaaggaaaaaaaagagaattgccctcaaacatacaaatatgcatattttatataatatttcaacatatacggcaaagtttttttgaaaattaaattttgttacaaatagggttgattgttacaatagGGGTAATACAACCCTGAAGGTCATATCCCTCCTCACAGGTATAGTCAACGGTGCAGTTATATGTTGTACAGACAATGGTTGGTGTGCCATGGCTGAGGGGATCTGGAACGCCACAGTTAACGGCTTGttcggagagagagagaaaaaaaatggttACGGAGAACATTTTGAGCTTTCAATACGAAGTATACTAATTAAGAATTAAGGTAATTTAGTTTCTGAGTGTCTTGGAATACATATACGTGAACGTTACAAGACGTAACTTTAATGACTTCGGTTATTGAAATCTTAAAACTGCTCTCAATCCTAAACAACACTGAAAACCATGGGTTAGGGTGCTAATATTTATAGTGTAAGACATTATTGCTAAATTGTATGTGTTTTGACTCGGTGGTTTAAATGTTTCCTTTTCTACAAAAACAACATTGAGAGAGAAACTGTTTAATTTTGAGTGTACGAATATCTATTCCTCTGGCGTATTTCAAGAGAGAATTCAACACTTATCAGACCACACATATACGTGATAACTTGACTGAACATCTTTGCTACGGCAAGTGTTTTCGTTATACCCTTTGTATTCCTGATATCTATGTCTTTTAAGCTCAATTTATCGTAAGCTGAAATGCCATGTATTCACAATAATTTTAGTTCTATCTCATGTCTTTCCTGTTACTCTCTAACGAGGGAAGTGGCTTAACTATcataaaacattgtttttatcaaccacattttaaagctctcggggaatgaaaaattttcactgtcttagtttttcaaaaatcgaaaattttatttttcaccatagagttaacacagggatggtggtcatgttgaatttcaaaatatctaaacgttaggtaatttgtttctctagtaattAACTTTGGACAGtgatttctgattttttattattgatttggtaagaattgaaagtttcattgaggaaagtttgagcgagtCCTTCATTTTCGAGGCTCGTATAATAATGCCTTGAGGACATGCTTACATGACATGCTTATTAGATGTAGGGGTCGGTTTTatctttcattgttttttttgtcagtcttgcTCTCTGTATTTGTCGTATCATGCTGGTCTTCGTTTCCCTGCGGAACTGAGGGCAATACGAATGAATAGGCCACACGAATAAAAGCCATGGGCAAAAGCTGACCCTAGACAAAGGAACTGGAGTGTGAGCGCCTAGATGGCGCTCAACAAATGTGTGTAGCATGCATTTCTTGAGCACCATGTACCACCGTAGGAACTCTACCTACTCTGGTACTGTAGCAAGTTGGCTGAGTGCCTTTGACGATACCATAAATCTTCTAGGATGGTAACCCGGAGAAGTGCCACAGAATAAACGTTCCCTTACCTTGACATACCGGTTGTGTACCACTCCAGGAGCTATTTCCCAGACACACTCTTTGTTCGGATCCTATTAAGTTAAAACCTTGATTGCACGCAAAGGTTGCATTACCGCCCTCCGTGTACTTGTCTGCAGTCATAGTACCATTGGACGGTATCGTTAGAAATCCACAGCTGACAactgtttgatgaaattttaggtgatttaaacaaaaaacGCAAACATTTACCAGTCAGTAATTACTGCGTACGCCCGGAAAGCCGTGACTAGTGGGCTAGTCTagtaaaacaaaacatacatgtaccgaatgtgagctaaaaaactgATTTGAGCAAGAAAAcagaattatttgaaaatacacCATGCACTGAAGTTAAAGGAGTTTTAAGATCAATAGATTCAATAGAATTAACATTATGTTTATATAGTTTATTACAGCGAAAtatgaatgacctttgacagtgTCTTCTACGAACTTTTCATACTGCACCATTGCTTCTTTGGAGGCCTGTGCTACGCTTTCACTTCCGGTTACCTGGTAGTCGAATATGCACTGGGTATTTTCACCACAAAGAGCAACTACGTCATCCGTGACGTTTGTTGATACTTCAAAGTCTGGTTCGTAGGTATAGTCGTTGATTGTTTCATGGCTCTCTCCAGAATCATATCGAAAGAGGGATTTCTCTTCGGAAACATTCCCTGGAAATGTGACGCAGTCGTTGAGAATGGCTATTAGTCTCGCTGTCACGGCTTAATGACTCAAAAATATTTACGGGATAGATTTTCAGGTAGTTTCAAAGACGAGTTTTTTAGTCATTGAAAAAATGTGTCGAATAAGCTGCAAATTGGACATGCGCAGGAAAGTCGATGAGTTTCATTACGCGTTTTCCATTCACTTTATGAAGCCCGCGGGCGCTCTTCGCATAGCTGagagatttgatatttttaagttagaacgtgcctcggggacatattataaactctcaaacttttacaattcttttctgataacCTCTTGTgtgagttcattttaaagctcttggtgtaacgAAACTTTTcacggtcttagtttttcgaaaatcggaaattgtatttttcttcatataGTTATCACAGATATAGTGGCCACCCTGAGgcaagtttgatcaaaattttaagtctttcactttcgaggcatatactaccttaagtatTGCCGGGCTACAAGTTTTAAGGCAGAGCGCACCTCGGGGATATATAGTcgtactctcaaacttttacaacatttttgGCCTACCACCTGCGCGGGCTCATTTGAAGCTCataggggaaaataaaatttcgacCGGccaagttttgtgaaaatcaggaatgaTTTTCCTCagtagagataacacagggatgacggccattttgaattacaaatatcgttaaatactgggtaatttgtttccctagttctaaaatttgcatggtaaccccaattttttttgaatttttaagagaggctgaaagtttccttgaacaAGAGTttaattctttgaatttctagACGCGAGGTAGGCAGATGTAATGATATGATGGTTCAATGTGTCACCTCGTCAAACctcactgaaaaatattattctttcAAACAACAGTAAATACTTACATGTCATTCCAAACGAGTAGTGGATTTCTCGCAAGGTCGAATTTTGCGACAAATACTCGCCATCAGCGGTCAACAGGTCATCATCCGGGTCATCATTCCAAGTTCCCATAAGCCCTCGCGTTTTACCTTTCAAAGATGGAGGTCCGAAGAGCATGTACGACATCATAAGAGTGCCTTCCGTGGCGGTGACTTGTACTGATACGCCATCTCTGAACATAACCGTTATGACAGACGAATTTCCAGAGTAGTCCTTCACGACTGACACGCCTTGAATATCAcgaaaaaatgtcatttattcGTTAGAAAGACAACTTGAACAACCAGGCAGACTAACAAATAACAATTTTACGACAACGATAATATTCCTCTTGTTCAATCGTCAATACCAGAACGAAAATTAAAATTGTGATTCAATAATCTTACTTTTGGTACGTTTGTTTTAATCGAGAAGCTACTCACTGTATATTGATTAACGAAGTATCAGTAAAATTTATTTAAAGCATTTAAGCATTTTGTTAACCtgtaacaatatatatttgtatatggaCTATTGCAATGAACTTGAAGCTTCTTTCGAAGTTTCTTCGCAATGTGGATCGGGTCACGTGTCACGGTGAATGGAATGGTTTATTTTGGCAGGGGTGACATAACGACTGTGGAATAAAGCAAATAACATTACGAGATCATCATACCGTTAAAAGTCCAAAAATTATTCTCTTCAAAATCCACTCTTTCCCAACCAGTGTTTCCTTCCGTTGAGTTTATCCACGCATCAAGGATTCGTCGGTTGTTCACCTGGACTTGAACAGCGTCAGAAGTCCGTGTACTCATGGCAACGGCGGTGAACACGGTGGCGCCCTCTACCACTTCACCTGTAATGGAGCCAAGGCGACATTAATGTTAGTTATTTTGTTTCGGAGTTCTGAGATACCAATAACACATATTTGTTCAGAATAACCCCATGAGGCGGAGATGTCCGCTATCGTACGTTGAACATTGTCATCTCTCTAAATCATAATATGTATTCTAACACGtacaaaagaaaattttagTTGTGTATGAAATAGTATACATCTTCGAAGGAAGCTGTAAGAAGATGTAATTAAGACATAAAAAGGAACCATCTTGAATAAAGATTTTTAGCTCTTGAACCAGATTAACAAGCAAGTAAAGGTCCTCCGAATAAGCGAAGCTTCCTTTGAATTATAGAGTTTACCTGATTGAAGTTTCAGTTCCATCATCCTGCCTTGCATAATGAATGTATCGTTTGTTGTCATTACAAGATAAAACTCGCCATgaccattaaaggtatactccAAACCATCCAGGGTGATGAAATGTGGATCGCCTACACCGCCACCTGATATTTGCAAAAGAGTGTGATGGTAGATAGGAAACCTATTGAGTAAAAttatgtttggttttttttttttttgttttttttttgggggggggggtaacttgGAATTAGACCACCAGAGCGAATTGCAGTTTCAAAGTGATCAGTCAAACTGTAATGGAATGTTGGCGATTCAATCAGCAGTAACGACATATTTCTATATAAAGCTAACCATTAACATCGCTTGTCGAAATCTTTCCCACGTGAACACCATGACTTCCCGCTGCAAGGGCAAAATGACAGCTCAAGTAATTCTCGAAAAACAAAGACGACATCCAAAGAGTTCCAAGAAGTTGCGGCAGTGGTAAAACTGCTCAAGTCGTGGGTATTAAACTCCACATTCCAGTCGTTTCTGGTCTTCAAGAACTGCCATGTTCAACCAATGAAGTCAATCGTGGGgatgtgttgagaaactcaTCGTTCTAATTCTTCGATCTaagtaaatattttcttttcccAATAGaagataaaaattacaaagagCCATGCTCATGTAATTAAAGTTTGTAGCATTTGCATGGGTAGTTGTCAAGTAATGCATTGTaacaaggtcaaaggtcgcactgcggggggggggtgtcaaatGGCAAGTGTCACGCCTCGAAATCGATGCCATACCTGGCGCAGGTGGCTCATACTCTTTACAGTCATCCGATGGCCTGTTGACATAGTACTGCTCACAGAGTTCATCAGAATAGTAACAACAGTGTTCCCATGGTAATATGTCTGTCAGATAATGTGATAAGTATGGTACTGTGCCCGGTGATTTGTACGGATAAATGCCATCGTGATGACGTCGATGAGAGGTTCCTCCGCTGTATTCCTGGGGGCCATCTATTAAATTTCCTTCGTTGTTATAGCAACATTGTTGACCTGAACCATACCCGCTGTCAATTGGATGGAGGGAGGTAGAAAAAGATGTGAGTATAAATGTATGATGGGCAGTTTTCTTGATGTGAAGATCATAGATTCGGTATGGGCGCATATATTCTTATAGTACCTAGTTTATTATTACACCAGtacatactgaaatattttggtATGGACATTTGCCAAAGAAgtatatcatgaaaatattaagtCTAGCTTTAACAAAAAGGTGGAACAATTTCATATTATGTTAAATATTAATTTGCAGTCTTGAAAGTGTTCGCCATGGTCTACACATAAGAATAAGTTCCACTTTATATTATGGATATTCGATTATATACATTAGTTTGGCCGAATCGACATACTTGTGAGTGAATAATCAACGGATTTGATTAATACCTTGGTTCATTAGCTCTAACACAGTGTAAGGCCAGAGTCCGTCTTTCGCAGTTGTCTTCATTCGACAATGCCTCGTTGCAGGTTGGGTGAGCGGTAAACCTCCCGGTGTCCACCCTGGCTTGCTGCAGCGTGCACGGGCAAGGTTCAAGGTCATCTAGGAAGGTTTGGTCACGCTCCTCATCTGTGGACGCCCAGTCTTTACAAAAGTCACGCGCATCGACTTTGAACTTCCACTTCAGTGAATGTATATCGCTCCATAATGACTGCGGATGTCTAGAATTTGACGGAAATAGGAAGATAAGTGATGGTAAAAGTGGTACCAAGACTACACAAAACATTCAAGCTATTTTTCCGTTGTAAATATTTCACGTTATTGAGAAGGATATTTAATTGTgacataaaatttacacatgaattttattttgttcgcTAAATATATTGTTTCTCTTTGATGCCCACTTACAGCGAGTCAATAACGAAAAACACACTAAAGAACGGTTAGACAAGACTTATAACAATATGGCTGCGTTGAATAACTTCAAGCGGTTGTTCAAGTGTGCAAACCATTTGAATACAAATCATTCAACAGCTGCAGGTACAAAGATATAAAGATTTCAGCTACCACCACTAGCTACAACCACTTCCGACAAATGCTCCGGAAGAATATTAAAAATCAAAAGTGTAGATACTCATCCAAGCTTGATTCAGTTTCCGTGAGTCTGATGGCCCCAATGTGGTATCGGGCTTCGTTCACCAGTCTGTCAAAAGTTAAAGTTCCACTATTTTCTACCCTGTCCTTTATGGTTGAAGCCAGTTGCAAATCAACATCTCCAGTAACAGTGTTCTCCAAATAACCGTAGAGAGAAACCCTGAGAAGTTGACCTTCAATAGCGGAGGGGTCCCAGGTGATTGTGACGTCATCTGTCGCGTGCCAATTCAGCGCATCGACGCGTTCAATACGTTGACTTCGAACTTCTTCATTTACTGAATGAAGGATATACAAGGATTGTTTGAATGTATATCGTGGTGTCAACATTTTTACGTAAGTCACAAAGAACATCCACCTCCATATGCCCACCACAGACATTTTTAGGATCGTGCATGCCTTGTCAAGTGCCtttatatatatttcttgtagACCGAAGATATTTGACTGTCTCAAATTTTAGTGCTATTTGTCTTAAAACCAATCAGACGACTCGATCAATCCTCGCATATCTATCGCTCATGCTCTTTAGCAGAATAATGATGTTACGAGCCTGTCAGGTTGAGATGATGGTGTATGGCAATTCCATACACAATATGATGAAATACTATTCTGGGGAGGGTGGCGATGGATAAAAATGATGAAGATTGTCAGATTGTCTCCTCTTATTCACTGCACTATaagactgtaacttttgacaacaaACTTTGATTTTTAGTTCATCCTCTTCCGCCTAGTGCCGACGCAATGTAAAATGGAAAAGAAGAAGAGAAATCATAATGTTTATTGTAGGTTTTCATGTGGCATAATTACCTGTGTGCATGGCATTGACTAGAACTTACCAACGGTGTAAATTCCTcgatatttatcaaaacttgCACCTCCGTCTGTTGAAAGAGTGAATTCGAGCCTACCAATTTCATAAAAGATTGgcgtattgcatgttgcagTCCATTCGTTTTCCTTCGTTGCTGTGACAACGTGTTCTCCAAATTTACAGCGTATGGCTGAATTTCCGAAGCATGGACCTGAGACATAAATACGCTGTCCTCCCAGCATGTACCCGTAACTAGGATAGACACTCAGTACACCTGTTTGGGGAATCAAGaatataggtaaatttaaaggcTAAATCGCCATCCTAAACTTAGCCTCAGGCAAAAAAAATAAGTGTTTTGTTTCTCGTCATCGCGCGCGAAATGTGAAAACATGCGCGTGACGacttttttaagttttgaaggaaaaaaaagataaatcatgaaaataataagaTGAAAAGAGCGCCGAATACGGCCTAGTCAagaaagggaaagcaactcaacacatcgttcatatcttggttgtttgcgtttagtgtatTTAAGTGTATTTCATGTTTCgctgtcttgtgtatagaaaTGATTAGGCACGGCGGCCATGTTACtttgaattcagagaaaattaagaaaacaaacacaatgttaacgctattacaaataaaaatattatttttccaaaggaaaccaaataaaaattgagcttatgttgATACACTTGTGCTTTTGtctgtatttgtttttctctggctggctggtatgtttttcaaaaatggCCTAACGACGATTTACTATGTATCAGGATAAGTCACCTTTATATCAGAAATTTGACAATACGCTTACCCTCCGTATTGCATCCGCCGTCTTCGATTTCTTTGTCGTCAATTTGAAACATGAATCTACCAATAACATCTACGTTACTCCACGTGTCGATGTTTACGATATCCGATGTCCTTGAACCATTGACTGTGTGGTAGGTGATCCCGTCACCAGCGTTGAAACCAACCTACGCCAAGACAGCGCCAGgagagaacaaaacaaaaagtactTGAAATTATAGCTTTGAATTTCGTAAGTTTTAAGCTGTTTGCGGATGTGGTAAAAGTTgaacatacaaatattttgtgatATCCTTATTGAGATAGTTCGAGTTTCGAAAATGATAGACTTAAACTTTGGCTAAAACGTTTCTCgagcaaaatttcaaactttttctttcaaaatcaaaaataaaaatcggtgGTCACCGTGCTAAAGAATCAAGTTACCCGATTTttgctgatatttgaaattcaaaatggccgctaaaCCTGTGGGAAAATGAAATTCCCGATTTTAACAAAACTAAGCTGGAATATTAATTTGAGAGTCCAagcatctgtccccgaggcgcagtCCACCTTCAATTGAACCTTTCCTTTGTTTAAACGTTTTCTCTTGTCTATGATTTATAGGACCCTCATTAGGTTTTGAATTGAAGTACGTTCTTGTATCGCTAGGAAAAGCACTTTACCTGAGCCGGAGTTCCTCCCAATCCAGTGTCTTGGTCGCCACGACTCGCTGTGCCAGTCGTCCATGTCACGTTGTCATAGTTATATATCGCAAAAGAGTGTCTACCATTGGTCACTAAAATGCATTGAAGAGTGTTTCTCTGCACAATTTAATTAAATAGAGCATACGGGTTAAAAATTTGGTTGATAGGAATTAGGCAGCGATTACCGTTAAACAAACTGGAACTACTGTTAT
This DNA window, taken from Ptychodera flava strain L36383 chromosome 4, AS_Pfla_20210202, whole genome shotgun sequence, encodes the following:
- the LOC139131812 gene encoding sushi domain-containing protein 2-like isoform X2, which codes for MELLKLCIMLVTCSALSFSSRSYAGLPEDQFNYIKNYISSREPRRYWVERVIADPRENSYEYVIGLRFRFGRTEAETIFKAALPGVNYDNVSRNRTSLTDTQMDDLFEADLPYYIEETMTLVDEFTSYPEEMKTAFVDSHFTNYATDEFWDEVNDVDKNWVQKCVTYTHDPVFVKAPDTRVKSRIRDDCSLMMSYAVAIGDSVSTYDPCIDDLMFPYGQEVGDSRNEQNDDDSSEEIFISIPFPFFDQNHDSLWVNTNGVVSFLGTVSQFTPDPFPLDRDRRIVAPFWADINTRNGGEVYFREISNPDDVLLDRATQEVCRVFARHKSFQATWMLIATWDDVAFFGASNVGKQKRNTLQCILVTNGRHSFAIYNYDNVTWTTGTASRGDQDTGLGGTPAQVGFNAGDGITYHTVNGSRTSDIVNIDTWSNVDVIGRFMFQIDDKEIEDGGCNTEGVLSVYPSYGYMLGGQRIYVSGPCFGNSAIRCKFGEHVVTATKENEWTATCNTPIFYEIGRLEFTLSTDGGASFDKYRGIYTVVNEEVRSQRIERVDALNWHATDDVTITWDPSAIEGQLLRVSLYGYLENTVTGDVDLQLASTIKDRVENSGTLTFDRLVNEARYHIGAIRLTETESSLDEHPQSLWSDIHSLKWKFKVDARDFCKDWASTDEERDQTFLDDLEPCPCTLQQARVDTGRFTAHPTCNEALSNEDNCERRTLALHCVRANEPSGYGSGQQCCYNNEGNLIDGPQEYSGGTSHRRHHDGIYPYKSPGTVPYLSHYLTDILPWEHCCYYSDELCEQYYVNRPSDDCKEYEPPAPGGGVGDPHFITLDGLEYTFNGHGEFYLVMTTNDTFIMQGRMMELKLQSGEVVEGATVFTAVAMSTRTSDAVQVQVNNRRILDAWINSTEGNTGWERVDFEENNFWTFNGVSVVKDYSGNSSVITVMFRDGVSVQVTATEGTLMMSYMLFGPPSLKGKTRGLMGTWNDDPDDDLLTADGEYLSQNSTLREIHYSFGMTWNVSEEKSLFRYDSGESHETINDYTYEPDFEVSTNVTDDVVALCGENTQCIFDYQVTGSESVAQASKEAMVQYEKFVEDTVKVVSCGFLTIPSNGTMTADKYTEGGNATFACNQGFNLIGSEQRVCLGNSSWSGTQPVCQAVNCGVPDPLSHGTPTIVCTTYNCTVDYTCEEGYDLQGDNNRTCQSNATWDGESPCCSEIGLTTWQLALVICSGVIAFAVVSFLVLCIILAKKHKANDVLPETLGKNTYINESFEIGHEWIKKPESKEPGVKSQNVYTVHHQ
- the LOC139131812 gene encoding sushi domain-containing protein 2-like isoform X3; this translates as MELLKLCIMLVTCSALSFSSRSYADFAGLPEDQFNYIKNYISSREPRRYWVERVIADPRENSYEYVIGLRFRFGRTEAETIFKAALPGVNYDNVSRNRTSLTDTQMDDLFEADLPYYIEETMTLVDEFTSYPEEMKTAFVDSHFTNYATDEFWDEVNDVDKNWVQKCVTYTHDPVFVKAPDTRVKSRIRDDCSLMMSYAVAIGDSVSTYDPCIDDLMFPYGQEVGDSRNEQNDDDSSEEIFISIPFPFFDQNHDSLWVNTNGVVSFLGTVSQFTPDPFPLDRDRRIVAPFWADINTRNGGEVYFREISNPDDVLLDRATQEVCRVFARHKSFQATWMLIATWDDVAFFGASNVGKQKRNTLQCILVTNGRHSFAIYNYDNVTWTTGTASRGDQDTGLGGTPAQVGFNAGDGITYHTVNGSRTSDIVNIDTWSNVDVIGRFMFQIDDKEIEDGGCNTEGVLSVYPSYGYMLGGQRIYVSGPCFGNSAIRCKFGEHVVTATKENEWTATCNTPIFYEIGRLEFTLSTDGGASFDKYRGIYTVVNEEVRSQRIERVDALNWHATDDVTITWDPSAIEGQLLRVSLYGYLENTVTGDVDLQLASTIKDRVENSGTLTFDRLVNEARYHIGAIRLTETESSLDEHPQSLWSDIHSLKWKFKVDARDFCKDWASTDEERDQTFLDDLEPCPCTLQQARVDTGRFTAHPTCNEALSNEDNCERRTLALHCVRANEPSGYGSGQQCCYNNEGNLIDGPQEYSGGTSHRRHHDGIYPYKSPGTVPYLSHYLTDILPWEHCCYYSDELCEQYYVNRPSDDCKEYEPPAPGGGVGDPHFITLDGLEYTFNGHGEFYLVMTTNDTFIMQGRMMELKLQSGEVVEGATVFTAVAMSTRTSDAVQVQVNNRRILDAWINSTEGNTGWERVDFEENNFWTFNGVSVVKDYSGNSSVITVMFRDGVSVQVTATEGTLMMSYMLFGPPSLKGKTRGLMGTWNDDPDDDLLTADGEYLSQNSTLREIHYSFGMTFVSCGFLTIPSNGTMTADKYTEGGNATFACNQGFNLIGSEQRVCLGNSSWSGTQPVCQAVNCGVPDPLSHGTPTIVCTTYNCTVDYTCEEGYDLQGDNNRTCQSNATWDGESPCCSEIGLTTWQLALVICSGVIAFAVVSFLVLCIILAKKHKANDVLPETLGKNTYINESFEIGHEWIKKPESKEPGVKSQNVYTVHHQ
- the LOC139131812 gene encoding sushi domain-containing protein 2-like isoform X1 is translated as MELLKLCIMLVTCSALSFSSRSYADFAGLPEDQFNYIKNYISSREPRRYWVERVIADPRENSYEYVIGLRFRFGRTEAETIFKAALPGVNYDNVSRNRTSLTDTQMDDLFEADLPYYIEETMTLVDEFTSYPEEMKTAFVDSHFTNYATDEFWDEVNDVDKNWVQKCVTYTHDPVFVKAPDTRVKSRIRDDCSLMMSYAVAIGDSVSTYDPCIDDLMFPYGQEVGDSRNEQNDDDSSEEIFISIPFPFFDQNHDSLWVNTNGVVSFLGTVSQFTPDPFPLDRDRRIVAPFWADINTRNGGEVYFREISNPDDVLLDRATQEVCRVFARHKSFQATWMLIATWDDVAFFGASNVGKQKRNTLQCILVTNGRHSFAIYNYDNVTWTTGTASRGDQDTGLGGTPAQVGFNAGDGITYHTVNGSRTSDIVNIDTWSNVDVIGRFMFQIDDKEIEDGGCNTEGVLSVYPSYGYMLGGQRIYVSGPCFGNSAIRCKFGEHVVTATKENEWTATCNTPIFYEIGRLEFTLSTDGGASFDKYRGIYTVVNEEVRSQRIERVDALNWHATDDVTITWDPSAIEGQLLRVSLYGYLENTVTGDVDLQLASTIKDRVENSGTLTFDRLVNEARYHIGAIRLTETESSLDEHPQSLWSDIHSLKWKFKVDARDFCKDWASTDEERDQTFLDDLEPCPCTLQQARVDTGRFTAHPTCNEALSNEDNCERRTLALHCVRANEPSGYGSGQQCCYNNEGNLIDGPQEYSGGTSHRRHHDGIYPYKSPGTVPYLSHYLTDILPWEHCCYYSDELCEQYYVNRPSDDCKEYEPPAPGGGVGDPHFITLDGLEYTFNGHGEFYLVMTTNDTFIMQGRMMELKLQSGEVVEGATVFTAVAMSTRTSDAVQVQVNNRRILDAWINSTEGNTGWERVDFEENNFWTFNGVSVVKDYSGNSSVITVMFRDGVSVQVTATEGTLMMSYMLFGPPSLKGKTRGLMGTWNDDPDDDLLTADGEYLSQNSTLREIHYSFGMTWNVSEEKSLFRYDSGESHETINDYTYEPDFEVSTNVTDDVVALCGENTQCIFDYQVTGSESVAQASKEAMVQYEKFVEDTVKVVSCGFLTIPSNGTMTADKYTEGGNATFACNQGFNLIGSEQRVCLGNSSWSGTQPVCQAVNCGVPDPLSHGTPTIVCTTYNCTVDYTCEEGYDLQGDNNRTCQSNATWDGESPCCSEIGLTTWQLALVICSGVIAFAVVSFLVLCIILAKKHKANDVLPETLGKNTYINESFEIGHEWIKKPESKEPGVKSQNVYTVHHQ